The genomic region CCCTGTCTTTCTGCCTTGCATAACCAATGAAAGAAACGAGGCAAATAGCAAGCAGCAGACAAGTCATCTTGACTTTCCAATTATAGGAAACGAACTGGACAAGTTTATTTTGTGACATTTTCTTCATCCTCCAGTTCATTCAGACTGCTCAGGTCATTGGAGAAAAGCTGAGGAATCAATTCCTCAATTTCCGTGGCACTGAGGTCATAGTAAAGATTTGCATCATAGGCAAGGGACAGTGCTCCGGTTTCCTCGGAAACCACCAATACAATGGCATCACTTTCTTCCGTCTGTCCCAACGCAGCACGGTGACGGGTACCGAAGTTTTTCCTGATATCCGCCTGCCCGCTAAGTGGCAGGTAACATCCAGCCGCTATGATCTTGTCATTCTGGATAATCATCGCTCCATCATGCAATGGAGTATCATGGTCAAAAACTGTCAGGATCAGGGAAGTAGAAAGATCTGCATTGAGCATAGTCCCTGAGTTAATTACTTGGGCAATTGCATCTTTACGCGGAAAGACAATCAAAGCTCCTCGTCTTTTGCTACTGAGGACGGTACAGGCATT from Spirochaetia bacterium harbors:
- the cdaA gene encoding diadenylate cyclase CdaA, with translation MNIFTIDFLKLTAEVLFLAWAFYQFYLALDKTRMQRMIRMIFFVFVIYIIFYILDFPEIISLMDFLKVPFVVFLCVVFQPELRRSFSTEWFGKSRLRIATLASTTEQIESVVNACTVLSSKRRGALIVFPRKDAIAQVINSGTMLNADLSTSLILTVFDHDTPLHDGAMIIQNDKIIAAGCYLPLSGQADIRKNFGTRHRAALGQTEESDAIVLVVSEETGALSLAYDANLYYDLSATEIEELIPQLFSNDLSSLNELEDEENVTK